The DNA region AAGCGCTTCGGCCCGTTCGGCCGTGACGGGGCAGGCGCCTTCGGCCACACCGGGTTGACCGACATCGCCGTGTGGGCCGATCCGACCCGGGCGCTGTCGGTGGCGGTGGTCAGCAGCGGCAAACCCGGCGGGCATCGCGAGGCCAAGCGCTACCCGCAACTGCTGGACCGGATCAACGCCGAGATTCCCCGGATCGCCTAGTCTCCGCGCACGCCCCGGTAGATGCCCCACTTGACGATCCACGGCATCAGCACCCGCTCGAAGGTCCACGCCGGGAAGCGGAAAGCCTTGCCGTTGGGCGCGAACACCTCGAGCCCGTTGGGCTGGATGCCGAGCACCGACCCCCACCGACTCCTGGGTGGGCGGTAGCTACGCAGACTTTTCCCGGCGGATGCAGCAAGCACGTTGTGAGCGATCAGCCCGTCGGCACGGTTGCGTGCCGAGCTGCGGAGGGCGTCGGTGGCGGCGACGTCACCGACCGCAAAGACCTCGGGGTGCCCCGGCACCTGAAGCTCGGGGGTGACGCGGACGAAGCCCTGCTCGTCGAGCAGCACGGCGGGCAGCCAGTCGGTGTTGGGCCGCACCCGCCCTATCGCCCACAGCACCGCATCGGCGGAGGCGGCCGGCTGACCGGTGCTCCACTGCACGGGGTCGGCGGTCAGCTCGTCGCCGGTGAACCCCGGCGGCAGGTCGGCCCGGTGGCCCGGATGCAGTCCGACACCGGCTTCGGTGAGCCTGTGCCGGACCTTCTCCCAGGTGCGGGGATGATGCTCGGCCAGCGCGCGGTCGCCGGGGTAGTAGAGATCAACGCGCTTGTCGGGCCAGGTGGTCGCGATGTTCGCGGCGCTGCTGACGGCGGCGGCACCACCTCCGATGACGATCACCGACTTCGCGGCGGCGAGCCGCTCGTGCGGAGCACGCAGGTCCGTGCCGATCTCTGCTTCCGTCTGCAGTGTCGGTTGCCGCCAGAAGCCGTTGGTGACCCCGGTGGAGATGACGAGCGTGTCGTACCCGACGTCGGTCGTCGAGCCGTCGGGCAACTGCACCGCCACCGTGCGGGCGACGAGGTCGACGGCGGTCAGGGTGCCGTGTACGGCGCGGACCCGGTCGAGGCCGCGGAACCGGCCGAAGGGGATCCAGTTGTGGCGGGCCCAGTCGTCGGGACGCGCCAACCGCCATCCCAGTTCCTGGCCGCTGACCAGCCCGGGCTTGGCCGAGATTCCCACGACGTCAGCATGTTTGGCGAGTTTGATCGCGGTGAGCACACCGGTGTCGCCGAGCCCGGCGATGACGACACGATTCCCCGGTCGCTGCGCTCCTGCCCGCCGGACCCGATTCCACCTCACGCGCGGACCTTCCCGGGTGGCCGGGGCACGAACCGCGGTACCCGGTCGACGACCGCCTGGTAGTCGGGGCGGCGCTCGAGGCTGCGGGTCTCCATCATCGGGATGCTCGCACCCAGGAACATCGCCAGCATCGCGACCGCGCCGATGAACAGCCACCACGCGTCGGCAGGTGATGCGGCCACCCCGAACAGCGCCAGCGCGAACCAGAAGCCGAACTCGCCGAAGTAGTTCGGATGCCGCGACCAACTCC from Mycobacterium sp. DL includes:
- a CDS encoding FAD-dependent oxidoreductase; translation: MRWNRVRRAGAQRPGNRVVIAGLGDTGVLTAIKLAKHADVVGISAKPGLVSGQELGWRLARPDDWARHNWIPFGRFRGLDRVRAVHGTLTAVDLVARTVAVQLPDGSTTDVGYDTLVISTGVTNGFWRQPTLQTEAEIGTDLRAPHERLAAAKSVIVIGGGAAAVSSAANIATTWPDKRVDLYYPGDRALAEHHPRTWEKVRHRLTEAGVGLHPGHRADLPPGFTGDELTADPVQWSTGQPAASADAVLWAIGRVRPNTDWLPAVLLDEQGFVRVTPELQVPGHPEVFAVGDVAATDALRSSARNRADGLIAHNVLAASAGKSLRSYRPPRSRWGSVLGIQPNGLEVFAPNGKAFRFPAWTFERVLMPWIVKWGIYRGVRGD